In Deinococcus sp. HSC-46F16, the following are encoded in one genomic region:
- a CDS encoding HAD family hydrolase produces MTPRDLLTPERLRGVLLDVDGTLADSNLAHARAWSAALRGEGFEKTPEDIFPLIGMGGDKLVPELTGLDAESERGQRLTDGWVRHFRELIPDLRPTPGARALIEGLRARGLRVALATSGEAEIVDALLRQIGLDDLELERVSSSDVENSKPDPDLVQAGLHTLGLPAGAALMVGDTPYDAEAARKAGVPCVLLRCGGHPGVEGHDSLYDDPQALLAALDKAFPVE; encoded by the coding sequence ATGACCCCACGTGACCTGCTCACTCCGGAACGCCTGCGCGGCGTTCTCCTTGACGTGGACGGCACCCTGGCCGACTCCAACCTCGCCCACGCCCGCGCGTGGTCGGCGGCGTTGCGGGGCGAGGGCTTCGAGAAGACCCCCGAGGACATCTTCCCCCTGATCGGCATGGGCGGCGACAAGCTGGTCCCTGAGCTGACCGGGCTGGACGCCGAGAGCGAACGGGGGCAGCGCCTGACGGACGGCTGGGTCCGGCATTTTCGGGAGCTGATACCCGACCTGCGCCCCACCCCCGGCGCCCGCGCCCTGATCGAGGGCTTGCGGGCACGCGGCCTGCGGGTGGCCCTGGCGACGAGCGGCGAGGCCGAGATCGTGGACGCACTGCTGCGGCAGATCGGCCTGGACGACCTGGAACTGGAGCGCGTCAGCAGCAGCGACGTGGAGAACAGCAAGCCCGACCCGGACCTCGTCCAGGCCGGGCTGCACACCCTGGGCCTGCCCGCCGGGGCCGCGCTGATGGTGGGCGATACCCCCTATGACGCCGAGGCCGCCCGCAAGGCCGGGGTGCCCTGCGTGCTGCTGCGCTGCGGCGGGCATCCGGGGGTGGAGGGGCATGACTCCCTCTACGACGATCCGCAGGCGCTGCTGGCGGCGCTGGACAAGGCTTTCCCGGTGGAGTGA